Proteins from one Leisingera sp. NJS204 genomic window:
- a CDS encoding multicopper oxidase family protein: MLNRRQLLGAGAAGATLVSSKAWGQTLNMGLPEAAQMDSAATAITARPSTGPDYTPVVTLNGWTLPHRMNNGVKEFHLVAEPVERELADGMIAHLWGYNGQSTGPTIEAVEGDRVRIYVTNKLPEGTTVHWHGLILPSGMDGVSGLSHPSIPPGKTFVYEFDLVKSGTFMYHPHGDEMTQMAMGMMGMFVVHPKDPTFMPVDRDFLIMLNAFDIDPGTYVPRIMTMTDFNLWTWNSRIFPDIDPLVVNKGDRVRVRVGNLTMTNHPIHMHGYDFKVTCTDGGWVPPEAQWPEVSIDIPVGAMRAYEFVADHLGDWAIHCHKSHHTMNAMGHDVPTFIGVNKKPLTQKIRQFQPEYMPMGMSGMGDMAKMEMPLPDNTIPMMTGWGPYGPIEMGGMFSVVKVRDGIDADDYSDPGWYENPPGEMAYEWTGELPDFASNNSPKTILTPKPTSKG, encoded by the coding sequence ATGCTAAATAGACGTCAATTACTCGGAGCCGGCGCGGCAGGTGCAACGCTGGTCTCTTCGAAAGCCTGGGGTCAAACCCTGAACATGGGCCTGCCCGAAGCTGCCCAAATGGATAGCGCAGCAACGGCGATCACGGCGCGTCCTAGTACCGGGCCGGACTACACACCTGTGGTCACATTGAACGGGTGGACCCTGCCGCACCGGATGAACAACGGGGTGAAAGAATTTCACCTCGTGGCCGAACCGGTAGAACGCGAGCTTGCCGACGGCATGATCGCGCATTTGTGGGGCTACAACGGCCAATCCACCGGCCCGACGATCGAAGCAGTCGAAGGCGACCGGGTGCGCATCTACGTCACCAATAAGCTGCCGGAAGGCACAACGGTGCACTGGCACGGGCTCATTCTTCCTTCAGGCATGGATGGGGTCTCCGGATTGAGCCATCCAAGCATCCCGCCGGGCAAAACCTTCGTCTACGAATTCGACTTGGTGAAGTCCGGAACGTTCATGTACCACCCCCACGGCGATGAAATGACCCAGATGGCGATGGGGATGATGGGCATGTTCGTGGTCCACCCCAAGGATCCCACATTCATGCCGGTGGATCGTGATTTCCTGATCATGCTGAATGCTTTCGACATCGATCCGGGTACCTATGTACCCCGCATCATGACGATGACGGATTTCAACCTTTGGACCTGGAACAGCCGGATCTTCCCCGACATCGATCCGCTGGTCGTGAACAAGGGCGACCGGGTGCGAGTACGGGTTGGGAACCTTACGATGACGAACCACCCGATCCATATGCACGGCTATGACTTCAAGGTCACCTGCACGGATGGCGGCTGGGTGCCGCCTGAAGCACAGTGGCCGGAGGTCAGCATCGACATTCCCGTAGGTGCGATGCGCGCCTACGAATTCGTCGCCGATCATCTGGGAGATTGGGCGATCCATTGCCACAAATCGCACCATACGATGAACGCCATGGGCCATGACGTGCCGACGTTCATCGGGGTGAACAAGAAGCCGCTGACCCAGAAGATCCGTCAATTCCAGCCGGAATACATGCCGATGGGCATGTCCGGCATGGGGGACATGGCAAAAATGGAAATGCCGCTACCCGACAATACCATCCCGATGATGACGGGTTGGGGCCCGTACGGACCCATCGAGATGGGCGGCATGTTTTCGGTCGTGAAGGTGCGGGACGGCATCGACGCGGACGATTACTCCGATCCCGGCTGGTACGAGAACCCTCCGGGCGAGATGGCCTACGAATGGACTGGCGAATTACCCGACTTTGCCTCCAACAACAGCCCCAAAACCATTCTCACACCGAAACCAACCTCGAAGGGCTGA
- a CDS encoding copper-transporting P-type ATPase, with product MSTPDSSETTAASSVFVCPMHPEVRQVEPGNCPKCGMHLVPESELEVHSAHDHHDHQAGAAPADGRYDLVPQGHDGPIYTCPMHPQVRQPDPGACPICGMGLELESGVPGDEGPNPELVDFTRRFWVGTVLTIPLLVLTMGPFVGFPAVRTFFGEGTTQWIELILATPVVLWCGWPFLERGWISFRTLNLNMFSLIGMGVLAAWLFSVVAVLAPDIFPDGFRDSEGHVGVYFEAAAVIVTLVLLGQVMELRAREGTGKAIRALLDMAAKTARVMRDDGSEEEIPLEDVQVGDRLRVRPGDKVPVDGVVLDGRSSIDESMISGEPVPVEKTEGDPVTGATINGTGSLVMEATRVGSDTMLAQIVEMVSNAQRSRAPIQKYADKVAGYFVPAVIGIAVLSFIAWAIWGPAPALSYALISAVAVLIIACPCALGLATPMSIMTATGRGAQAGVLIKNAEALERFEKVDTLIVDKTGTLTEGKPRLVDVLPQPGHDEAEVLRLAASLERGSEHPLAEAIVRGAEERDVKMDNARDFEAITGKGVKGVVGGKAVALGNLAMIRELGLEAGALTAKANARRDEGETVMFVVLDGDIAGLVAVADPVKKSTPAAIKDLHELGFRVIMATGDNERTANAIGARLGIDEIRADVLPEDKARIIRELQEAGHRVAMAGDGVNDAPALAQADVGIAMGTGADVAIESAGITLVKGNLDGIVRARRLARATMRNIRQNLFFALIYNASGVPVAAGVLFPFFGILISPMFAAFAMSASSISVVLNSLRLRGVRI from the coding sequence ATGAGCACCCCCGACAGTTCTGAAACCACAGCAGCTTCTTCGGTATTCGTTTGCCCAATGCACCCTGAGGTGCGGCAGGTTGAGCCCGGCAATTGTCCGAAATGCGGGATGCATCTCGTGCCGGAATCGGAGCTCGAGGTCCATTCAGCACATGATCATCACGACCACCAAGCAGGTGCCGCGCCGGCGGATGGACGATATGATCTGGTTCCCCAAGGGCATGATGGTCCCATTTACACTTGCCCGATGCACCCTCAGGTGCGGCAGCCTGATCCGGGCGCGTGCCCGATCTGTGGCATGGGGTTGGAACTGGAATCCGGTGTGCCGGGCGATGAAGGTCCAAATCCCGAACTGGTGGATTTCACACGGCGGTTCTGGGTCGGCACAGTCCTGACGATCCCGCTCCTTGTCCTCACGATGGGGCCATTCGTCGGTTTCCCCGCAGTCCGGACTTTTTTTGGCGAAGGCACCACACAATGGATCGAATTGATCCTGGCAACGCCAGTGGTCTTGTGGTGCGGCTGGCCGTTTCTGGAACGCGGATGGATTTCGTTCCGCACATTGAACCTCAACATGTTCTCCCTGATCGGCATGGGCGTTCTTGCCGCCTGGCTCTTCAGCGTCGTTGCCGTTCTCGCACCGGACATATTCCCTGATGGGTTCCGAGACTCCGAAGGCCATGTCGGCGTCTACTTCGAGGCGGCGGCGGTGATCGTGACGCTCGTGCTGCTCGGTCAGGTGATGGAATTGCGCGCACGTGAAGGAACCGGCAAGGCGATCCGTGCGCTACTCGATATGGCCGCCAAGACCGCGCGGGTCATGCGGGACGATGGCTCCGAAGAGGAGATCCCGCTGGAGGACGTACAGGTCGGCGACCGGCTGCGCGTACGGCCCGGTGACAAGGTTCCTGTCGATGGCGTGGTTCTGGACGGCCGGTCCTCGATCGACGAAAGCATGATCTCCGGTGAACCTGTGCCGGTCGAGAAGACCGAAGGCGACCCGGTAACTGGTGCGACGATCAACGGCACTGGCAGTCTGGTGATGGAGGCGACGCGTGTCGGGTCCGACACGATGCTGGCTCAAATTGTCGAGATGGTGTCGAACGCGCAGCGCTCGCGCGCCCCGATCCAGAAATATGCCGACAAGGTGGCGGGATATTTCGTTCCGGCCGTCATCGGTATCGCGGTCCTGTCCTTCATCGCCTGGGCGATCTGGGGGCCCGCGCCTGCGCTTTCCTACGCATTGATTTCGGCAGTGGCGGTTCTGATCATCGCTTGTCCTTGTGCGCTTGGCCTGGCGACACCGATGTCGATCATGACGGCGACAGGACGGGGCGCTCAGGCAGGGGTCCTAATCAAGAACGCCGAGGCGCTGGAGCGGTTCGAGAAAGTCGATACCCTGATCGTCGACAAGACCGGCACGTTGACCGAAGGCAAGCCGCGGCTTGTCGACGTACTCCCGCAACCCGGCCACGACGAAGCCGAGGTCTTGCGTCTCGCCGCATCGCTTGAGCGCGGATCGGAGCACCCCTTGGCCGAAGCGATCGTCAGGGGTGCGGAGGAGCGAGATGTCAAAATGGACAATGCTCGGGACTTCGAGGCGATCACTGGCAAGGGCGTCAAGGGTGTTGTGGGCGGCAAAGCGGTGGCGCTCGGCAATCTGGCGATGATCCGCGAACTAGGGCTCGAGGCAGGCGCGTTGACCGCCAAGGCCAATGCCCGCCGCGACGAAGGTGAGACGGTAATGTTCGTGGTGCTGGATGGCGACATTGCAGGTCTTGTCGCTGTCGCCGATCCGGTGAAGAAGAGCACACCTGCGGCCATCAAGGACCTGCATGAACTGGGGTTCCGCGTCATCATGGCGACCGGAGACAACGAACGCACTGCCAACGCCATCGGCGCACGGCTCGGCATCGATGAGATCCGGGCCGACGTGCTGCCGGAGGACAAGGCGCGGATCATCCGTGAATTGCAAGAGGCGGGTCACAGGGTCGCGATGGCCGGGGATGGCGTCAACGACGCGCCGGCCTTGGCACAAGCCGATGTCGGCATCGCCATGGGCACTGGCGCCGATGTGGCCATCGAAAGCGCGGGCATCACGCTGGTCAAGGGCAACCTCGACGGTATCGTGCGTGCGCGGCGGCTCGCCCGGGCCACTATGCGCAACATCCGCCAGAACCTGTTCTTCGCGCTGATCTACAACGCCTCCGGCGTGCCGGTCGCGGCGGGAGTTCTGTTTCCCTTCTTTGGCATCCTCATCAGTCCGATGTTTGCTGCCTTCGCCATGAGCGCGTCGTCAATCTCGGTGGTGCTCAATTCGCTGCGCCTTCGCGGCGTTCGTATCTAG
- a CDS encoding cupredoxin domain-containing protein: MKNFLRTCTIALALVLPAFSVGASSGKGQQPHARAFEVPGHDPIGKPGDGSSIDRTIEISIRETESGYMLFEPDAIQIESGSVVQFSIRNTGALDHEFFLGSFDEVAKHQQWMREHPDMQHDSANSVSIPSGQNAELIWDFSDMTNLEFVCLIPGHREAGMWGVIIVHDHLAPKSKD; the protein is encoded by the coding sequence ATGAAGAATTTCCTGAGAACCTGCACCATCGCCCTTGCGCTTGTCCTTCCGGCTTTTTCAGTGGGCGCTTCCAGTGGCAAGGGCCAGCAGCCTCACGCGCGAGCCTTCGAAGTGCCTGGCCATGATCCGATCGGGAAACCCGGTGATGGCTCCTCGATCGACAGGACGATTGAAATATCCATACGGGAGACGGAAAGCGGCTACATGCTTTTCGAGCCGGACGCGATCCAGATTGAAAGCGGCTCGGTTGTCCAGTTTTCAATCAGAAATACCGGCGCATTGGATCACGAGTTCTTTCTCGGTTCCTTTGACGAGGTCGCAAAACATCAGCAATGGATGCGCGAACATCCCGATATGCAGCATGACAGCGCCAACTCGGTTTCGATCCCTAGTGGGCAAAATGCCGAGTTGATCTGGGATTTCTCCGATATGACCAACCTGGAGTTCGTATGCTTGATTCCCGGCCACCGGGAAGCGGGCATGTGGGGCGTCATCATCGTGCACGATCACCTTGCGCCGAAGTCCAAGGATTAG
- a CDS encoding copper-binding protein, with amino-acid sequence MRNLLLTTSFAIALSAPAFAAGTHDGGHGETKPAAMMVGMPGDAAKVDRTIDVTLLENDEGQMLIESEPMDIKEGETIRFNITNKGELEHEFVLDTVERNAEHKIEMAKMDMEHDDPNRIRLDAGASGEVVWTFANSGTFEAACLIPGHYESGMHREVAVGDQMAQADVEYTSGTIKKIDAKAGKVTIIHGPLVNLDMPAMTMVFRADEAMVAKMAEGQDIEFVADRVKGKLTVTQMK; translated from the coding sequence ATGAGAAATCTTCTTTTGACGACAAGCTTCGCGATCGCGCTATCAGCACCGGCCTTTGCTGCAGGTACACACGACGGCGGACATGGGGAGACCAAGCCAGCCGCAATGATGGTCGGCATGCCGGGTGACGCCGCCAAGGTTGACCGCACAATCGACGTCACTTTGCTCGAAAACGATGAGGGCCAGATGCTGATCGAGAGTGAGCCGATGGATATCAAGGAGGGCGAAACCATCCGCTTCAACATCACCAACAAGGGTGAGCTGGAGCATGAATTCGTCCTCGACACGGTAGAGCGTAATGCCGAGCACAAGATCGAAATGGCCAAGATGGACATGGAACATGACGATCCGAACCGTATCCGTCTCGATGCGGGCGCCTCGGGCGAAGTTGTCTGGACTTTCGCAAATTCTGGCACATTCGAAGCAGCGTGCCTGATCCCGGGCCACTACGAATCGGGAATGCACCGTGAGGTCGCAGTCGGTGACCAGATGGCTCAGGCTGACGTGGAATACACAAGCGGCACCATCAAGAAAATCGACGCAAAGGCCGGCAAGGTCACAATTATCCACGGCCCTCTCGTCAACCTGGATATGCCGGCAATGACCATGGTGTTCCGCGCCGACGAGGCGATGGTGGCCAAGATGGCGGAAGGTCAGGACATCGAGTTCGTTGCCGACCGGGTCAAGGGTAAACTGACCGTCACGCAGATGAAGTAA
- the lgt gene encoding prolipoprotein diacylglyceryl transferase, producing the protein MLPAGLPFPDIGTDLFSFDIGGVTFALRWYALAYIFGILIGWRICLSAISRPALWTSVGPPLDRTQIEDLLTWIIIGVIAGGRLGFVLFYQPAYYLANPLEILMVWQGGMSFHGGFAGVVIAALLFCLRQNASLLSTGDLLALTTPPGLFLGRLANFTNNELWGRPTDVPWAVIFPGEVAQACPGISGLCARHPSQLYEALLEGLILGMLLIYLAWGRGWLKMPGALAGVFLTGYGLARSFVEMFRQPDQQFVTADNPIGHALHFGEWGLTMGQLLSMPMVLVGLALIVLARRERGRTAPPRRSAM; encoded by the coding sequence GTGCTGCCAGCGGGATTGCCATTTCCGGATATTGGAACCGACCTCTTCTCCTTCGACATCGGGGGGGTCACATTCGCACTCCGCTGGTACGCGCTAGCCTATATCTTCGGTATCCTGATTGGCTGGCGCATTTGTTTGAGTGCCATAAGCCGTCCCGCGCTCTGGACATCAGTTGGACCGCCGCTTGACCGGACGCAGATCGAAGATCTTCTGACGTGGATCATCATCGGCGTGATTGCTGGTGGTCGCCTGGGCTTTGTACTGTTCTACCAGCCCGCATATTATCTCGCCAATCCCTTGGAGATTCTGATGGTCTGGCAAGGCGGCATGTCTTTCCACGGGGGCTTCGCGGGCGTTGTCATCGCGGCCTTGTTGTTCTGCCTTCGACAAAACGCGTCATTGCTCAGCACTGGCGACTTGCTGGCTTTGACAACACCACCAGGCTTGTTTCTTGGGAGGCTGGCGAACTTCACCAACAACGAGCTGTGGGGGCGGCCGACGGACGTTCCCTGGGCGGTGATCTTTCCCGGCGAAGTCGCGCAGGCCTGCCCAGGGATTAGCGGCCTCTGCGCCCGACACCCGTCCCAGCTGTACGAGGCGCTATTGGAGGGGCTCATTCTTGGAATGCTGCTCATTTATCTCGCTTGGGGCCGGGGCTGGCTGAAAATGCCCGGTGCCTTGGCTGGCGTGTTTCTGACCGGCTATGGTCTTGCCCGAAGTTTCGTCGAGATGTTCCGGCAACCGGACCAACAGTTTGTGACGGCGGACAACCCGATTGGCCATGCGCTCCATTTTGGTGAGTGGGGTTTGACGATGGGCCAGTTGCTCTCCATGCCGATGGTGTTGGTCGGGCTGGCGTTGATCGTGCTCGCCCGACGGGAACGGGGCCGGACAGCGCCACCCCGCAGATCCGCAATGTAA
- a CDS encoding EF-hand domain-containing protein: MKRNTLLAAMTLAATAFGGAAFADANHGHGGQLGAQGGAGMMQNGGPGMMANMGGMMDMMKRMHGNMMGGGMMGAGMGSGMMGPGMGAGMMQMFDTDGDGTTTPEEMRTRLQAKLSEFDSDGDGNLSITEFEALHSAMIREMMVDRFQHLDADGDGAVTPEEMAAPADRMERMQMMRSNMADAPARPGNGQGMGNGSMMQDN; the protein is encoded by the coding sequence ATGAAACGCAACACTTTACTCGCTGCAATGACCCTGGCTGCAACCGCCTTTGGTGGCGCGGCCTTCGCGGATGCCAACCATGGGCACGGTGGGCAGCTTGGTGCCCAAGGTGGGGCAGGCATGATGCAGAACGGTGGTCCGGGCATGATGGCGAACATGGGCGGAATGATGGACATGATGAAGCGCATGCACGGGAACATGATGGGCGGCGGCATGATGGGCGCAGGCATGGGCAGTGGTATGATGGGCCCAGGCATGGGTGCCGGCATGATGCAAATGTTCGACACTGATGGAGACGGCACAACCACGCCGGAAGAAATGCGCACGCGGCTTCAGGCCAAGCTTTCCGAGTTTGACAGCGATGGGGATGGAAACCTCTCGATTACCGAGTTTGAAGCTCTCCACAGCGCAATGATCCGCGAAATGATGGTGGATCGTTTCCAACACCTCGATGCCGATGGCGACGGCGCGGTGACGCCGGAAGAGATGGCCGCTCCTGCCGATAGGATGGAGCGGATGCAGATGATGCGGTCGAATATGGCAGATGCGCCTGCGCGGCCCGGCAACGGTCAGGGCATGGGCAACGGCTCCATGATGCAGGACAACTGA
- a CDS encoding DUF302 domain-containing protein, whose translation MAYTYDRVLKDTKIDDAEMRVRDALADKGFGVLTEIDVKATMKKKLDADMPPYRILGACNPGMAHKAIEIEPRIGAMLPCNVILRQVDGDTEVSAVDPVASMQAVQNQDLDAVAGEVRDLLRDALDTA comes from the coding sequence ATGGCCTATACCTATGATCGCGTCCTGAAAGACACCAAAATCGATGACGCAGAGATGCGTGTTCGGGATGCTTTGGCAGACAAGGGCTTCGGCGTTTTGACTGAGATTGACGTCAAAGCGACGATGAAAAAGAAACTTGATGCGGACATGCCGCCTTACCGCATCTTGGGGGCCTGTAATCCGGGCATGGCGCACAAAGCCATCGAGATCGAGCCTCGCATCGGTGCGATGCTTCCCTGCAATGTTATCCTGCGGCAAGTGGACGGCGACACCGAGGTCAGCGCGGTCGATCCTGTCGCTTCGATGCAGGCGGTGCAGAACCAAGACCTGGACGCGGTCGCCGGCGAAGTCCGCGATCTCCTGCGGGACGCCCTCGACACCGCGTGA
- a CDS encoding TolC family protein: protein MRVSKFPLVFGFPLILGACATAVPGIYTEPKAGFANISSQVTPALGKRTAFAETQAENEALKKQVHAMVHRKTISADTAVQVALLNNKGLQASYANVGLSAAEAWQQSMPENPIVSIGILGIGAPELGAYRAIEGLIRSNVLDATTRKQRTAIADANFRQAQLSAVNDTLALANQTRKAWVDAVAAFEAVSYLRRAKATSDAGSELAMRLGETGALNTAGQAREQAFNAELAGQLAQARLNATRSKEQLTRLMGLWGTEVDYYVPDALPALPRSVGRVTDIEAKALRNRVDLRVAKLGLEAQAKAFGLTDQTRIISDLEFIAGFEAEREIEDGETETVTTPQVEVEFAIPIYDTGKARMRKAELSYLQAANVLAERAVNVRSEARGAEASYHAAYKIARHYRDVLVPLRTTVEEEGLLSYNGMITNTFELLTDVREKLGASLEAANAKREFYMAQADLTAAIYGGGEGGGGAGGEGATLAAGGGAGH, encoded by the coding sequence ATGCGGGTATCGAAGTTTCCGCTGGTTTTCGGCTTTCCGCTAATCCTGGGTGCCTGTGCTACCGCTGTGCCGGGCATCTACACGGAACCAAAAGCTGGCTTCGCCAATATTTCCAGCCAGGTCACACCAGCCCTCGGCAAACGGACAGCCTTCGCCGAAACCCAGGCCGAAAACGAGGCCTTGAAGAAGCAGGTGCACGCAATGGTGCACCGCAAGACCATTTCGGCGGACACCGCCGTTCAGGTCGCGCTTCTGAACAACAAAGGGTTGCAGGCGTCCTATGCAAACGTCGGCCTGTCTGCCGCAGAGGCCTGGCAGCAATCGATGCCGGAAAACCCAATCGTGTCGATTGGTATACTGGGCATCGGTGCGCCCGAACTGGGTGCCTACAGGGCGATCGAGGGACTGATCCGGTCGAACGTGCTCGATGCCACCACTCGCAAGCAGCGTACGGCCATTGCAGACGCAAACTTCCGGCAGGCTCAACTGAGCGCCGTGAACGACACACTCGCACTGGCCAATCAGACGCGGAAGGCATGGGTCGATGCCGTAGCCGCCTTCGAGGCTGTGAGTTATCTCCGCCGTGCGAAAGCGACGTCTGACGCCGGATCGGAATTAGCGATGAGACTGGGCGAGACCGGCGCGCTTAACACAGCCGGGCAGGCCCGTGAACAGGCATTCAATGCCGAACTCGCCGGACAACTTGCCCAGGCACGCTTGAATGCTACCCGGTCCAAAGAGCAGCTGACCAGGCTCATGGGGCTGTGGGGCACCGAAGTCGACTATTATGTGCCCGATGCTCTTCCTGCGCTGCCGCGTTCCGTCGGCCGTGTGACTGACATCGAAGCGAAAGCATTGCGAAATCGGGTTGATCTGCGCGTTGCCAAACTTGGCCTGGAAGCACAGGCCAAGGCGTTTGGTCTGACTGATCAGACTCGCATTATCAGCGATCTCGAATTCATTGCCGGGTTCGAAGCGGAGCGGGAAATTGAGGACGGAGAAACGGAGACCGTGACCACCCCTCAGGTGGAGGTGGAGTTCGCAATCCCGATCTACGACACCGGGAAGGCACGGATGCGCAAGGCGGAATTGTCGTACCTGCAAGCAGCCAACGTGCTGGCAGAAAGAGCCGTCAACGTCCGGTCCGAAGCGCGTGGTGCTGAAGCCTCCTATCACGCCGCGTATAAGATCGCCCGCCACTATCGCGACGTTCTGGTGCCGCTACGCACGACCGTCGAAGAAGAGGGGCTGCTGTCTTATAACGGCATGATCACCAACACTTTCGAGCTGCTGACAGACGTGCGCGAGAAACTGGGCGCATCACTGGAAGCGGCAAACGCAAAACGCGAATTCTACATGGCACAGGCTGATCTGACCGCTGCGATCTATGGCGGCGGCGAAGGCGGTGGCGGTGCTGGTGGAGAAGGCGCGACACTTGCCGCCGGTGGCGGCGCAGGACACTGA
- a CDS encoding APC family permease codes for MQSEKETYREDSISLGGAIAMGTGVMIGAGIFALTGQIAQLAGPLFPLAFIAGAVVTSFSAYSYIRMSNKWPSSGGIAMILQKCYGPGAIAGGAALLMALSMVIAESLVARTFATYVLRPFDIEGGPLVPALAVAVIVFAFLVNIAGNRSVGLFSLIMAAIKIGGIALFGIAALWSSGFAFAAASETSQSYGLTGFIASTALAILAFKGFTTITNSGAEITEPNRNVGRAIMFSIGICVVVYLLVAYGVGSSLTIEEIISARDYSLAQAAQPALGQTGFILTVILAAVATASGVLASVFAVSRMLAMLTDMEMIPHSHFGMPGPIQRHTLVYTVVIAATLAVLFDLGRIASLGAFFYLVMDMIIHWGVFHYRRADVGASGIVLLTALALDVVVLAAFTVMKLQSDPMIVLYAAVGMIAVFAFERVYLSRWLAPQAAHSHGE; via the coding sequence ATGCAGAGCGAAAAAGAAACGTACCGCGAAGATTCCATCAGTCTGGGCGGAGCCATTGCGATGGGAACAGGCGTGATGATCGGCGCCGGAATCTTTGCGTTGACGGGGCAAATCGCGCAGCTCGCCGGCCCGCTTTTCCCGCTTGCATTCATCGCCGGCGCGGTCGTCACAAGCTTCAGCGCCTACAGCTACATCAGGATGTCGAACAAATGGCCGTCCTCGGGTGGCATCGCCATGATCCTGCAGAAGTGCTATGGCCCCGGAGCCATCGCGGGCGGTGCCGCGCTGCTGATGGCGCTCAGCATGGTGATCGCGGAAAGCCTCGTCGCGCGAACCTTCGCCACCTATGTCTTGCGCCCTTTCGATATCGAAGGCGGCCCACTGGTCCCCGCCCTGGCCGTGGCCGTGATCGTTTTCGCCTTTCTGGTGAACATCGCCGGAAATCGCTCGGTCGGGCTGTTCTCGCTGATCATGGCAGCGATCAAGATTGGAGGCATAGCTCTGTTTGGCATCGCGGCCCTGTGGTCTAGTGGTTTTGCGTTCGCCGCTGCGTCCGAGACCTCTCAATCCTACGGGCTCACGGGGTTCATCGCCTCTACGGCGCTGGCCATCCTCGCGTTCAAGGGGTTCACCACGATCACCAACAGCGGGGCCGAGATCACTGAACCAAATCGCAATGTTGGCCGAGCGATCATGTTCTCGATCGGAATCTGCGTCGTCGTCTACCTGTTGGTCGCCTACGGGGTCGGTTCGAGTCTCACGATCGAGGAGATCATCTCAGCGCGTGACTATTCGCTGGCACAGGCGGCGCAGCCCGCCCTTGGACAAACCGGCTTCATACTCACGGTGATCCTGGCCGCTGTCGCAACGGCGTCCGGCGTTCTGGCCAGCGTCTTCGCGGTGTCGCGTATGCTGGCGATGCTGACCGACATGGAAATGATCCCGCACAGCCACTTCGGTATGCCAGGTCCCATCCAACGCCACACCCTGGTCTATACTGTCGTCATCGCAGCGACGTTGGCCGTGCTCTTTGATTTAGGCCGGATCGCATCCCTCGGTGCCTTCTTTTACCTCGTCATGGACATGATCATACATTGGGGCGTGTTCCACTATCGTCGAGCAGACGTCGGCGCCTCAGGTATCGTGCTTTTGACTGCCCTGGCGCTCGATGTAGTTGTACTGGCAGCTTTCACCGTGATGAAGCTTCAAAGCGACCCGATGATCGTTCTGTATGCGGCTGTCGGAATGATCGCTGTCTTCGCTTTCGAGCGCGTTTACTTGTCGCGATGGTTGGCACCTCAGGCCGCGCATTCCCACGGTGAATAG